The genomic DNA tacataaAGGGCAGAAAGAAAGCTTACACagggaaagagaaaaggaagggaagaggaagggaaaaggaagggaaaagaaagagaaaaggaagggaaaaggaagggaaaaggaaaggaaaaggaagggaaaagaaagagaaaaggaagggaaaaggaagggaaaagaaagaaaaaaggaagggaaaaggaagggaaaagaaagagaaaaggaagggaaaaggaagagaagaggaagagaaaaggaagggaaaaggaagggaaaaggaagggaaaaggaagggaaaagaaagagaaaaggaagggaaaaggaagggaaaagaaagagaaaaggaagggaaaaggaagggaaaagaaagagaaaaggaagggaaaaggaagggaaaagaaagagaaaaggaagggaaaaggaagggaaaaggaagggaaaaggaagggaaaaggaagggaaaaggaagggaaaaggaagggaaaaggaagggaaaaggaagggaaaaggaagggaaaagaaagagaaaaggaagggaaaaggaagggaaaagaaagagaaaaggaagggaaaaggaagagaagaggaagggaaaggaagggaaaaggaaggaaaaggaagggaaaaggaagggaaaaggaagggaaaaggaagggaaaaggaagggaaaaggaagggaaaaggaagggaaaaggaagggaaaaggaagggaaaaggaagggaaaaggaagggaaaaggaagggaaaagaaagagaaaaggaagggaaaaggaagggaaaaggaagggaaaagaaagagaaaaggaagggaaaaggaagggaaaagaaagagaaaaggaagggaaaaggaagggaaaggaagggaaaggaagggaaaggaagggaaaggaagggaaaggaagggaaaggaagggaaaggaagggaaaggaagggaaaggaagggaaaaggaagggaaaggaagggaaaagaaagagaaaaggaagggaaaacgaagggaaaaggaagggaaaaggaagggaaaagaaagagaaaaggaagggaaaaggaagggaaaggaagggaaaggaagggaaaggaagggaaaggaagggaaaggaagggaaaggaagggaaaggaagggaaaaggaagagaaaaagaagggaaaggaagggaaaggaagggaaaggaagggaaaaggtagggaaatagaagggaaaaggaagagaaaaggaagggaaaaggaagagaaaaggaagggaaaaggaagagaaatggaagagaaaaggaagggaaaggaggcgaaaaggaagggaaaaggaagagaaaaggaaagagaaaaggaagggaaaaggaagggaaaaggaagggaagaGCTAGCAAGGGGGGATGAAGATTAAAATCaatcaaggaaaagaaagaagaaatagaGGTAAACAATTTAAACCAAAGTGACAAATACTGCAGCTACAGTACCTTAATTtgtgtttctctttcttttcctgtcaAATCACACTGAGTACCATTCACATAATACTGGGAATGATATTTTTTAGCCACTGAACTTTTtcctggttttggtttttcctggaggaaaaaagagagaaagcaCTTAGTCTTACAcatgctgacttgcataccaTGGAACCTTCTAGAACAGACTGTTTGGAACGCTATACCGAGAGAGGGAGCCACTGTGAAAGATTGttcatttcaaggaactttggagacaagTGTGGgtttgtgtcagtggtgagctaaggCGTAATCTATAGAGGACCTATTGAGGATAATCATTTATTGTCTATTGTAGTCACTCCTAAATaagaataattgtttaataaagtagctGTCCAAGTTTGTGGGATTGTACTGTCTGTTAAAATATACCATAACAATGTACTTCTGTGCATCATGCTCTAATTTTAAACCATTAACACCAagatagaaaaaacaaagaattgctACTTACATGGTCAAAAATACAGATTGCCAGATTAGCcactttttatttaaatttcaaatgaaaactttttttttacatgcaaAGGGAACCATAACAATGGCCCCTTGGAGTGCTATATTAAAGCTGTAATTAGAAGCAGATTTAAAGACTGGCCAAACATTTGTAAATGGAGATTGAACAGAGTTGTTAACCAATTCATTCAACATCCATAAAAGTTTTTACCTTTCTAAGGTATATTTTCTCCTGACTCCAATCAGTCTCATTACTAAATACTCCCAAGGAAATTTTATCACCAACAACCTTATTTGCTGAAATGGAGAAACACCTATTTGGTTAGAAAATATTGATATGCTTGACAATCCTTCTTTATCAAGAGGTTTATGTTCAGAGGAGATTTTCAAGAATGCATGCAACAACACCACTCCATCACATTCCAACTCCTGTTGGAATGATAAAAAAGTTCACTGAAGGGATGTATTAAGTGACTTTCAATACAAAATAAACTTCTCCTGTGTTTCTTAAAGGAACACAGAccaatttcaaaggaaaatctAGCAGTACACATATCAGAGGTCACCTGAGGCTTTTTATCAGGCATCCCTTAAAGTTTATAAGGTTGGATTTGATAAGTGTTGcagttttgatttattcaaGCCATCTCAATGTGTGATGTTTCAGAGGCTGAAATCCTTGGCCTTGCAAACATTGTGATAATCTTGTGACATTATAATATCACCCTCCTTTTCCAGGAAAAGgtgttaagaaaatgaaaaggtcaTACTTTTTgatgaatataaaataattaatacaaGTACTACTTAAAATAAGCAAATTCGACccaaaatcaataaacaaaataaatgaaacatgTACACATGTAAGCTGCCTGGTGCTCATTCTGACCTTCCATGTGATACTGGTAAATTCCTTTTCCAAAACATACTTCATATGTCCACCATCCTTtattctataaaaaaaaagggaagcaTACACACATTTACAAGtaagttacaattaatacatGTACTTAaaactttaactcccaaaagtgactaacatctaacttctccatATTATATCTGTATGTTTCCAGCAAAcggttaatgagaatactcagagtcaacaggtagaagttgtcatcttgatcttacaccaaagTCTTGtagctaatttacaaggaattgtatAGCAGCTCGTAgggaaaattaataatcagatcttaggggttaaagggttaaattcatgattaacaaaattattgattttcttttcaacacaAATAAAGAATGATTCACCTCCTTTAATTTCTAATACAAATACAAAATCTTCATTTAAATTACTGTCCTTCTCATTCAACACAATTGAATTTTGGAGGATATTATGAGAAAATAATTACTTTGACTGATATTAGCTTTCcacaatttaatatttaattttatcagTACTTCCTGATTAACTTTAAATATTCAACTATTTCCTGAAATGGCTTCAAGTTATCTGACATGAACAAACAACTAATCAGAGAAACATGGATCTAAATTTCTAAGAAGCCAAGCCctattttttacatttctagTTATACATTGTCAtccattaaaaattttcttgtgaaATTTCTGACCAACCACGTCTAAACTCAAATCAGCCTTGTACACAGATTGTCAACTTAAGTACTCTCTCAATTAATGTATGTATGTAAGTATTTGCgatatttagacaggctggccAAGTTCAGCTTGAAGCTGGTTAAATGGAGGCCTGTATAAACAATGACAAGGCCAGACTACAACACTGGCAACTACATTGCCTTCTCTTGCAAGAAGAGCATGAGCTCTTTAATTtcccctgctaaccagtacagagtAGAGGCAGGAGATGGGGCCTACAGCTTATAGTCCTTATCccagaagactagaatgtctaatCTTTTGCTGACTGCAAAgtaaaggcagcacattctcttAGTTATTTTAACACCCAGAGTGTTGGTCTGGTATGAGGCTTGAGCCTGTAATGTCCCACACGGCAGTACCGTGCTCTAAAATTTGAGCTTATCAAGGCCAGAAACCTGGCAATTTTAATAAAAGCCTGATACCTGCAATCTACAACCACTCATAAGACCTCAAGTAAGCCCTTGTGCTTGGGATTCACCTTACGGCACAGCCACCTACCACACCATCTGAAGCTattatggaaaaagttactGAAATTCTTGTAAACTGTTTTCTAATTACAATTATTACACCAGATGGCTTCTCTATCCTAATGTACAAATAGCTTCAAGAAGGCATATAAGCACTTACATTATACAAACACTTTTTCTTTATTGGTTCTAGAAGCTGAGGAATTTCATCTTTAGATATATGTTGGATATCCTCATCCTTTTTATCTAAATTCTCAAGCTGTGGTAGAACACACTGATATTGCTGTCCATGCTTGGATGATAATAACACTGTATTTCCAAGTTCTGAACTCTGAAATAGATGTGACATTATTTACAACATTATTTTCTAAcctacaaaaacaatagataCTGTTTTTTTCCAGAGAAGCGGACATGTATTGTGTGAATGATGAAAATTCACATGTGGATGCAAATTTTATCTTCAAGTGTTGACAATATTactcacaaaagaaaaaagcaaatgggAATAAATTCATAATCACATTACACAGGCTGGGCAGTGATCAGTTTATTAATAGATattaacaaaatattcaaatcaaaGACAAACTTATGCTGAtttccttaactctttaactcccagaagtgattaacaggtaacttcaccctataatattcatacattatcgtgcaaacgggtaatgagaatattcaaacataTCAGGTACAAGTTGTTACCTTAATATAAAACCCACTTCTTGTTactaacttacaaggaaatgtgtagcagctagagggttgaattaacaatcagattttagGAGTAAAAGGGTACCCAAACTTAGAACGTTCACTATTGCGATGATACGATGAAATCCTGATCAATTTTTGTGATAGAGATGTTGTTAGCTCTGCACCAATCGCAAGAACCCAAGTGTTAACTTTAATTAAAAGTAAGAGAATGCATAAATTATCTTTAAGTACAAGGATCTGCTAATCCAGATCACaatgaaaaaaactgtaatGATAATCAAAAcatcttaaatgaaaaattggaATCCGCTTAATAATAAAATCTTCCGACGTCTCTCCATCTGCAGCTGCGGGTGCCCGCTCCTTGTTCGAAGCAGCTTATCAAAGCAAAATATATTGACAAACGTTGCGTTACACCATTGGCGGATAGAAAATTCTCTGAAAGCTTACCTCTTTCAAGAGAACTGGCTCCTTAGAAATCTGAAATCCATACTTAACACCATATATTTCCTCCACGTTGAAGTTTGAATCCACTAAAGTGAAACAAACAcctaaaatgttaaaaataaacaactcgCCGGATAGTTTCCCTCTGATCACCATTTTGTTGTTTAAAGTCCCGTCGAGACacctgggaaaaaaaagaaaacctaacTTGGTAGCCTGGCAGAGTTTACCTTGGTAGCCAAGCTTGGGGCTTAGTAACCAACTCAATCAAACATGGCGGACAAACGTCTTCGTGTTCTTCTTCACCCAACTTCGCTTCGACAACACGTTCAGCAGTGGTTAGCTGAAGATACGCCAAGCTTTGATTATGGAGGTTTCGTTGTGGGAGAAAGTGAAGAAACAGCAGTATTGTTGTGCAAATCTAGGGGTATTTTAGCGGGAGTTCCTTTCTTCGACGCAATATTCCGTGAGTTGGGGTGCAAGGTGGAGTGGGTGTTCTCCGAAGGGGTGCAAGTTGAACCCACGACCACGGTGGCAAAGGTAACCGGGAGAGTTAACAAGATTCTTCTGGGAGAAAGAGTGGCCTTAAATTGTATTACAAGAGCGAGTGGAATTGCGACGAAGGCTAAGAGTTTGGTGAAACTTAAGGAAGACCATAACTGGCACGGAGAAATAGCGGGAACTCGGAAAACTACCCCGGGTTTTCGAATCGTGGAAAAGTACGCACTTTTGGTCGGTGGTGTTTCCACCCATCGATATGATCTATCCTCCATGATCATGCTCAAAGATAATCACATTTGGACTGCTGGGAGCGTCACACGTGCCGTACAAGACGCAAGAAAGGTGGGAGGTTTCTCAATCAAAATTGAAGTGGAATGTCGAAGCATCGAGGAGGCAAGAGAAGCTGCCAGTGCAGAAGCTGATGTTGTTATGCTGGATAACTTTGAGCCTAAGGCTCTCCACAGAGCAGCTGAGGTCCTGAAGAAAGAATTCCCGCATTTACTGATTGAGGGAAGTGGAGGCGTTACAATAGAGAACATCGCGCAATATTTTGGACCGCATGTTGATGTAATTTCAATGGGGTCTCTAACACAAGGTTATGGTACAGtcaatttttctctgaaaattcTGAAGGAAGGACATGATCCGCACAATCCACTTGTCAAAACTTTCTAATCATTAGTAAGATGATGGCTACTCTATGTTCATCAGTTTGAATGTAGCGTACCTTGACAACTTacaatttgttaaataatgaaaaggattttcttttaaataagaCACTGATGTATTTGATTATTTTGATCAACAGGTTACAAAGAACTTTTAAACCGAAAATTACATTTCGTCCGTTGCATTTCTGCTTCCTTGGAAGAAGTAAGCGCATCGTTTACAACACAAAGAAGGATTTTTCTAAGCTACGGAATAATAAATATTGCTCTGCTTAAGTAATGTTTacaaacgaaaaagaaatcGTCACTTAGAGAATCAGTTTAAATTAGCAACTTTCAATTTGGTCCTTTGCAGGTTTTTGAAGACTAGGGGAAGTCGGGGTCGTGCTCCTCCTCACATTCCTTGGGGCATTTTTTAGTCCGGAGGTTTTGCCCTTTTGTGGGATGTGGGGAAGTGTCGTAGGGAGGGAATCAAGTAATCCCTTATAGATGTGTCCGTCCTGTCCTAAGATATCCACCGGTTGAAAATCTTTCTGCGGGACGAGGAAGTCCAAGTCGTCCTTGTTAAGCTGAAGTCCACGAACAACCGACTGACTATGGGGATAGGTGAGGGTATGGACTCCTCCACAGGCTCTTGCAGTGGCCTCGGCCAATTCTTGTAGATCGTGAACACCactaatgataaaaacaaagtagAAGAATTATGACTGTTACGGTTTTCTTCAGTCAgttttgaaatatgttttacCCTGTCGTCATATTTGTCTACAACAAAAACCCTcctaatgaaaataaaggatgTTAGGTAAATCAAGTCCCCTGATCAAAATTGTCGGACGTGACCAGTCTGTCCCAGTGTCTGGCGTTTGAAACCTGTATAAGTCTTTTTCCAAATAGTAAGTTTTTTTTCGTGAACCACCTCACTCTGAAACGAAATCCCAGAGAAATATTGCATCAGTATAGTTGTTTAGGTGGCCATCAGGACTTACTGCTAAGAGGTTTATTAAATCAGCATTGTTGCGCCTCCTATGCAGCCGTTGTTTGGCCACGTAACGCAAGGCGTTTTCAGATGACGTGTTGCGTGACCATGTAAGGTGCAGATAACGTGTTGCGTGACCAGACCAATCAACAGTTGCGCAGGAAAATAGTATTTTAGTTCTTTTCTGTAAGTATGTCTGTAATCCATTCATTAGATAGATATCATAAGGTGGTAAAAGTATTTGTAATAAACTTTTTGGGTAATCTCATGCTTAAAATTTCACGGTAGGGTTAGATGGAAAGGGAGCACCAACCTAAGTCGTAACATTTCTTTCTGTAACTTGCTGCGTTGCTTCTCCAGCAGTTCAAACCTTTCCTTCGTCATCGACAGTCCTCCTGGGAGCATGTGCTGTCGGATCTGTTCCAGCTCGAAAGTGGTGTAGGGACGGGTCGACTTCGATCCCGGCATGCAGCGTATGGTTGGTAGAGGGGGAAAAGGCTCCTCTCTCGCGTATTTAACAGGGCGGTCACATGATATACAGTTGTGATCCACTAGGAACCGCTTTCGGATCCCTGCTGCCAATTCTTCTGGGGGCGGTCTTTCCACCGGTTTTGGTTTCATAAATTCCATTCGAGACTCCAGGTAACGCTTCAAGGGTTCAACTTCTTCTTTGTCGAGTTTCTTGCCCACGTCTGAGTGGATTGCTTCTATGGCTAATTTCAGCGCGTTTTCCTAAATGGGAAAGATAACGCTCATCTTTCTATTCCTCTTAACTCGAATCAAGTGCATAGCTAAATGACTCATggactgactgaccgactgaccgaccgaccgaccgaccaaCCGATCCATGACAGACAGTCAGTCAGAcggtcattc from Pocillopora verrucosa isolate sample1 chromosome 10, ASM3666991v2, whole genome shotgun sequence includes the following:
- the LOC131791704 gene encoding nicotinate-nucleotide pyrophosphorylase [carboxylating] — protein: MADKRLRVLLHPTSLRQHVQQWLAEDTPSFDYGGFVVGESEETAVLLCKSRGILAGVPFFDAIFRELGCKVEWVFSEGVQVEPTTTVAKVTGRVNKILLGERVALNCITRASGIATKAKSLVKLKEDHNWHGEIAGTRKTTPGFRIVEKYALLVGGVSTHRYDLSSMIMLKDNHIWTAGSVTRAVQDARKVGGFSIKIEVECRSIEEAREAASAEADVVMLDNFEPKALHRAAEVLKKEFPHLLIEGSGGVTIENIAQYFGPHVDVISMGSLTQGYGTVNFSLKILKEGHDPHNPLVKTF